In Thiospirochaeta perfilievii, a single window of DNA contains:
- a CDS encoding galactokinase: protein MTEIELKHKEEYGHKPGVFYSCPGKITLSGEHTEYNDGVIISSAINLYCQVAISKRDDNSVRFYSVNYNERKKTSISNIKNKREDRWSNYIKGVIMSIIQTGTPLSGMNITILSDIPEKIGLGSSTAMCLATACCLKKLYNLDLSWLNLVESTRFSESVFMGLYAGLDDALTMFFNNKNSLFCFDAATLDYESLKLDSLIDRVVLLDPGVSNADVEMDYIDDRDGLYELASKLSKGKNNHSLRNYRVEEIRSCIDIPERIKRKAIFIVEEIKRSLDIKQVVSNGNIDLLGRYLVRSHEGLRDLFESTCPEVDWLIKRGVETDGVYGGKSSGEISSGIVVFIMEQNGIDNFSTHIEDYDKIFGFKAKIMSIKLCNGMSKNYPEINS from the coding sequence GTGACTGAAATTGAATTGAAACATAAAGAAGAATATGGACATAAACCTGGAGTATTTTATTCATGCCCAGGAAAGATAACTCTATCCGGTGAGCATACAGAGTACAACGATGGAGTTATTATATCATCTGCTATAAATTTGTACTGCCAAGTAGCAATCTCAAAAAGGGATGATAACTCAGTAAGATTTTACTCTGTAAATTATAATGAGAGAAAAAAAACCTCAATTTCAAATATTAAAAATAAAAGGGAAGATCGCTGGTCTAACTATATAAAAGGCGTAATTATGTCAATTATACAGACAGGCACACCCCTAAGTGGAATGAATATCACTATTCTTAGTGATATACCAGAGAAGATAGGTCTTGGATCTTCAACTGCTATGTGTTTAGCTACAGCCTGCTGTTTAAAAAAACTATATAATCTTGATCTCTCTTGGCTTAACTTAGTAGAGTCTACCAGATTTTCAGAATCTGTTTTTATGGGTTTATATGCGGGTTTAGATGATGCTTTAACAATGTTTTTTAACAATAAGAATAGTCTCTTCTGTTTTGATGCTGCTACACTAGATTATGAGAGTCTAAAATTAGACTCTCTTATAGATAGGGTTGTCCTATTAGATCCAGGTGTTAGTAATGCAGATGTAGAGATGGATTATATTGATGATAGGGATGGACTTTATGAGTTAGCCTCAAAACTATCTAAGGGTAAAAACAATCACTCCTTAAGAAATTATAGGGTAGAGGAGATTAGAAGTTGTATCGATATTCCTGAACGTATAAAAAGAAAGGCCATATTTATAGTTGAAGAGATAAAAAGGTCTCTTGATATAAAGCAGGTTGTTTCAAATGGTAATATTGATCTTCTAGGGCGATACCTTGTTAGATCCCATGAGGGATTAAGGGATCTTTTTGAATCTACGTGTCCTGAAGTAGACTGGCTAATAAAGAGGGGAGTTGAAACAGATGGTGTTTATGGTGGTAAATCATCAGGAGAGATTTCTAGTGGTATTGTTGTCTTTATTATGGAGCAAAACGGAATTGATAACTTTTCTACACATATAGAAGATTATGATAAGATTTTTGGATTTAAAGCAAAAA
- the rpmE gene encoding 50S ribosomal protein L31 codes for MKKDIHPKYESAKCICVCGNVIETRTTVGDIKMDICSACHPFYTGTQKLVDTAGRIEKFNKRYKVK; via the coding sequence GTGAAAAAAGATATACATCCAAAGTACGAATCAGCAAAATGCATTTGTGTATGTGGAAACGTAATCGAAACTAGAACGACTGTTGGTGATATTAAAATGGACATCTGTTCAGCTTGTCACCCATTCTACACAGGAACACAAAAGCTTGTGGATACTGCTGGTAGAATTGAGAAATTTAACAAGAGATACAAGGTTAAATAA